From Eleftheria terrae, the proteins below share one genomic window:
- the rpsE gene encoding 30S ribosomal protein S5, with the protein MAKFQPKVADEGRDDGLREKMIAVNRVTKVVKGGRILGFAALTVVGDGDGRIGMGKGKAREVPVAVQKAMEQARRNMIKVSLKNGTLHHKVNGEHGAARVLMAPAPAGAGIIAGGPMRAVFEVMGVTDIVAKSHGSTNPYNMVRATLDALTNSTTPAEIAAKRGKTVEELFS; encoded by the coding sequence ATGGCAAAGTTTCAACCGAAAGTGGCCGACGAAGGTCGCGACGACGGTCTGCGCGAGAAGATGATCGCGGTGAACCGCGTCACCAAGGTGGTGAAGGGCGGCCGTATCCTCGGTTTCGCTGCACTGACCGTGGTGGGTGATGGCGACGGCCGCATCGGCATGGGCAAGGGCAAGGCGCGTGAAGTGCCGGTCGCTGTCCAGAAGGCGATGGAGCAGGCCCGCCGCAACATGATCAAGGTGAGCCTGAAGAACGGCACGCTGCACCACAAGGTGAACGGCGAGCACGGCGCGGCCCGCGTGCTGATGGCACCGGCTCCCGCCGGTGCCGGCATCATCGCAGGCGGCCCGATGCGTGCTGTCTTCGAAGTCATGGGCGTGACCGACATCGTGGCCAAGAGCCATGGTTCGACCAACCCTTACAACATGGTGCGCGCGACGCTGGATGCGCTGACCAACTCGACGACGCCTGCCGAAATCGCTGCAAAGCGCGGCAAGACGGTCGAAGAGCTCTTCAGCTGA
- the rpmD gene encoding 50S ribosomal protein L30, with translation MVDLKKTLKIKLVRSPIGTRADHRATVRGLGLRRLNSESVLEDTPAVRGMINKVSYLVQVL, from the coding sequence ATGGTTGATTTGAAGAAAACCCTGAAGATCAAGCTGGTTCGCAGCCCGATCGGCACCCGTGCCGACCACCGCGCCACCGTGCGTGGTCTGGGCCTGCGCCGCCTGAACAGCGAGTCCGTGCTGGAAGACACCCCTGCGGTGCGCGGCATGATCAACAAGGTGAGCTACCTGGTTCAGGTGCTCTGA
- the rplO gene encoding 50S ribosomal protein L15, producing MQLNTIKPAAGAKHAKRRVGRGIGSGLGKTAGRGHKGQKSRAGGYHKVGFEGGQMPLQRRLPKRGFKSQSLKFNAEIRLTDLERLDAAEVDLLALKQAGLVPELAKNVKVIAAGQLTKKVVLKGIGATAGAKAAIEAAGGSLAE from the coding sequence ATGCAACTCAATACCATCAAGCCGGCAGCTGGCGCCAAGCACGCCAAGCGTCGCGTGGGTCGCGGTATCGGTTCCGGCCTCGGCAAGACGGCAGGTCGTGGCCACAAGGGCCAGAAGTCGCGTGCCGGTGGCTACCACAAGGTGGGCTTCGAAGGCGGCCAGATGCCGCTGCAACGCCGCCTGCCCAAGCGTGGCTTCAAGTCGCAGTCGCTGAAGTTCAACGCCGAAATCCGCCTGACGGACCTCGAGCGCCTGGACGCCGCGGAAGTCGACCTGTTGGCGCTGAAGCAAGCGGGCCTGGTTCCCGAACTGGCCAAGAACGTCAAGGTGATCGCAGCCGGTCAACTGACGAAGAAGGTCGTTCTGAAGGGGATCGGCGCGACGGCAGGTGCCAAGGCAGCCATCGAGGCGGCCGGCGGTTCCCTGGCCGAGTGA
- the secY gene encoding preprotein translocase subunit SecY, whose translation MATNATQLAKTGKFGDLRRRLVFLVMALVVYRIGAHIPVPGINPEQLQQLFQGQAGGILSLFNMFSGGALSRFTVFALGIMPYISASIIMQLMGYVLPSLEQLKKEGEAGRRKITQYTRYGTLGLALFQSLSIAIALESSQGLVISPGFGFRMSAVISLTAGTMFLMWLGEQITERGLGNGISILIFGGIAAGLPGAIGGFFELVRTGAMSVVAALVIIALVGLVTYFVVFVERGQRKILVNYAKRQVGNKVYGGQSSHLPLKLNMAGVIPPIFASSIILLPATVVSWFSTGDSLRWLKNIADALHPGQPVYVMLYAAAIVFFCFFYTALVFNSRETADNLKKSGAFIPGIRPGDQTARYIDRILARLTLAGAIYITAVCLLPEFLILKYNVPFYFGGTSLLIIVVVTMDFWAQVQSYVMSQQYESLLKKANFKAG comes from the coding sequence GTGGCAACCAACGCAACCCAGCTGGCCAAGACGGGGAAGTTCGGCGACCTGCGTCGCCGTCTCGTGTTCCTGGTCATGGCGCTCGTGGTGTACCGGATCGGTGCCCACATCCCTGTGCCGGGCATCAACCCGGAGCAGCTGCAGCAGCTCTTCCAGGGGCAGGCCGGCGGCATCCTGAGCCTGTTCAACATGTTCTCCGGCGGCGCGCTGTCGCGCTTCACGGTGTTCGCGCTGGGCATCATGCCGTACATCTCTGCATCGATCATCATGCAGCTGATGGGCTATGTGCTGCCTTCGCTCGAGCAGCTGAAGAAGGAAGGCGAGGCGGGCCGGCGCAAGATCACGCAGTACACGCGCTATGGCACCTTGGGCCTGGCCCTGTTCCAGTCGCTGTCCATCGCGATCGCGCTGGAAAGCTCGCAGGGCCTGGTGATCAGCCCGGGCTTTGGTTTCCGCATGAGCGCGGTGATCAGCCTGACGGCCGGCACCATGTTCCTGATGTGGCTGGGCGAGCAGATCACGGAGCGGGGTCTGGGCAACGGTATCTCGATCCTGATCTTCGGCGGGATCGCGGCCGGCCTGCCGGGTGCGATCGGCGGCTTCTTCGAGCTGGTGCGTACCGGTGCGATGAGCGTCGTGGCAGCGCTGGTGATCATTGCGCTGGTGGGTCTGGTGACCTACTTCGTGGTGTTCGTCGAGCGGGGGCAGCGCAAGATCCTGGTCAACTATGCCAAGCGCCAGGTCGGCAACAAGGTCTATGGCGGCCAATCGTCGCACCTGCCCTTGAAGCTGAACATGGCCGGCGTGATTCCGCCGATCTTTGCGTCGTCGATCATCCTGCTGCCGGCGACCGTGGTGAGCTGGTTCAGCACCGGTGACAGCCTGCGCTGGCTGAAGAACATTGCCGATGCATTGCACCCCGGCCAGCCGGTGTACGTGATGCTGTATGCGGCCGCGATCGTCTTCTTCTGTTTCTTCTATACCGCGCTGGTGTTCAACAGCCGCGAGACGGCAGACAACCTGAAGAAGAGCGGTGCGTTCATCCCGGGTATCCGCCCGGGGGACCAGACGGCTCGCTACATCGATCGCATCCTGGCGCGTCTGACGCTGGCCGGTGCGATCTACATCACGGCGGTGTGCTTGCTGCCGGAGTTCCTCATCCTGAAGTACAACGTACCGTTCTACTTCGGTGGGACCTCTCTGTTGATCATCGTGGTGGTGACCATGGACTTCTGGGCTCAGGTGCAGTCGTACGTGATGTCCCAGCAGTACGAGTCGCTGCTGAAGAAGGCAAATTTCAAGGCTGGCTGA
- the infA gene encoding translation initiation factor IF-1, whose translation MAKDDVIQMQGEILENLPNATFRVKLENGHVVLGHISGKMRMHYIRILPGDKVTVELTPYDLSRARIVFRAK comes from the coding sequence ATGGCGAAAGACGACGTCATTCAGATGCAGGGCGAGATTCTAGAGAACTTGCCCAATGCAACGTTTCGCGTGAAGTTGGAAAACGGGCATGTCGTGCTCGGTCATATCTCCGGAAAGATGCGCATGCACTACATCCGCATCCTTCCCGGCGACAAAGTGACCGTCGAACTGACGCCCTACGATTTGAGTCGAGCTCGCATCGTGTTCCGGGCGAAGTGA
- the rpmJ gene encoding 50S ribosomal protein L36 gives MKVSASVKKICRNCKIIRRNGVVRVICTDPRHKQRQG, from the coding sequence ATGAAAGTTTCGGCATCCGTCAAAAAGATCTGCCGCAATTGCAAGATCATCCGTCGCAATGGCGTGGTTCGCGTGATTTGCACCGACCCGCGTCACAAGCAACGCCAGGGCTGA
- the rpsM gene encoding 30S ribosomal protein S13, with translation MARIAGINIPPQKHAEIGLTSIYGIGRTTAQKICDACGIERSKKIKDLTDADLEKIREEVGRLTIEGDLRRETTMNIKRLMDLGCYRGFRHRRGLPMRGQRTRTNARTRKGPRKSGVAQKK, from the coding sequence ATGGCACGTATTGCTGGTATCAACATTCCGCCCCAGAAGCACGCGGAAATCGGTCTGACCTCGATCTACGGGATCGGTCGCACCACGGCGCAGAAGATCTGTGACGCTTGCGGCATCGAGCGCAGCAAGAAGATCAAGGACCTGACCGACGCCGATCTGGAAAAGATCCGTGAAGAAGTCGGCCGCCTGACCATCGAAGGCGACCTTCGTCGTGAAACGACGATGAACATCAAGCGCCTGATGGACCTCGGTTGCTACCGCGGTTTCCGTCATCGCCGCGGCCTGCCGATGCGCGGCCAGCGCACGCGCACGAACGCCCGCACCCGCAAGGGTCCGCGCAAGTCCGGCG